Proteins co-encoded in one Salarias fasciatus chromosome 4, fSalaFa1.1, whole genome shotgun sequence genomic window:
- the eif3g gene encoding eukaryotic translation initiation factor 3 subunit G isoform X2, with product MPSIEYDDSKPSWADQVEEEGDEGTLPSPKETIKGNIKTITEYKIDDDGKKFKIVRTFKIENRKASKAVARRKNWKKFGNSEFDAPGPNVATTTVSDDVFMTFISSKEDLNAQDQDEDPMNKLKGQKIVSCRICKGDHWTTRCPYKDTLGPMQKELAEQLGLSTGDKEKPAGAEPEPAQPAQSKTGKYVPPSLRDGGTRRGESMQPNRRADDNATIRVTNLSEDTRETDLQELFRPFGSISRIYLAKDKNTGQSKGFAFISFHRREDAARAIAGVSGFGYDHLILNVEWAKPSNN from the exons ATGCCGTCTATCGAATACGACGA ctccaaGCCCAGCTGGGCCgaccaggtggaggaggagggagatgaag GAACACTACCATCACCCAAGGAAACCATCAAAGGAAACATCAAAACCATCACAGAGTACAAAATAGATGATGATGGAAAGAAGTTCAAg ATTGTGCGGACCTTCAAGATCGAGAACAGAAAAGCCTCTAAAGCTGTTGCCAGGCGAAAG AACTGGAAGAAATTCGGCAACTCAGAGTTTGATGCCCCGGGTCCTAACGTGGCCACTACCACTGTCAGTGATGATGTCTTCATGACTTTCATCTCCAGTAAAGAG GACCTAAATGCTCAAGACCAGGACGAAGATCCAATGAACAAGCTGAAAGGACAGAAGATCGTCTCTTGTCGTATTTGTAAAGGCGACCATTGGACCACCCGCTGTCCGTACAAGGACACCCTGGGCCCCATGCAGAAGGAGCTGGCCGAACAGCTCGGCCTCTCCACTGGAGACAAAGAGAAGCCCGCCGGCGCTG aaccagagcctgCACAGCCAGCACAGAGCAAGACCGGGAAATACGTTCCCCCAAGCCTGCGGGATGGAGGCACCAGGAGAGGAGAGTCCATGCAGCCTAACCGCAGAG CTGACGACAATGCTACGATCCGTGTTACCAACCTGTCTGAGGACACTCGTGAGACCGACCTGCAGGAGCTCTTCAGACCGTTTGGCTCCATCTCCAGAATCTATCTGGCGAAGGACAAAAACACCGGACAGTCCAAG GGATTTGCTTTCATCAGTTTCCACCGCCGGGAGGACGCAGCCAGAGCCATCGCAGGAGTGTCAGGATTTGGATATGATCATCTTATTCTCAATGTTGAATGGGCCAA GCCATCAAACAACTGA
- the eif3g gene encoding eukaryotic translation initiation factor 3 subunit G isoform X1 produces MPSIEYDDSKPSWADQVEEEGDEGTLPSPKETIKGNIKTITEYKIDDDGKKFKIVRTFKIENRKASKAVARRKNWKKFGNSEFDAPGPNVATTTVSDDVFMTFISSKEDLNAQDQDEDPMNKLKGQKIVSCRICKGDHWTTRCPYKDTLGPMQKELAEQLGLSTGDKEKPAGAAEPEPAQPAQSKTGKYVPPSLRDGGTRRGESMQPNRRADDNATIRVTNLSEDTRETDLQELFRPFGSISRIYLAKDKNTGQSKGFAFISFHRREDAARAIAGVSGFGYDHLILNVEWAKPSNN; encoded by the exons ATGCCGTCTATCGAATACGACGA ctccaaGCCCAGCTGGGCCgaccaggtggaggaggagggagatgaag GAACACTACCATCACCCAAGGAAACCATCAAAGGAAACATCAAAACCATCACAGAGTACAAAATAGATGATGATGGAAAGAAGTTCAAg ATTGTGCGGACCTTCAAGATCGAGAACAGAAAAGCCTCTAAAGCTGTTGCCAGGCGAAAG AACTGGAAGAAATTCGGCAACTCAGAGTTTGATGCCCCGGGTCCTAACGTGGCCACTACCACTGTCAGTGATGATGTCTTCATGACTTTCATCTCCAGTAAAGAG GACCTAAATGCTCAAGACCAGGACGAAGATCCAATGAACAAGCTGAAAGGACAGAAGATCGTCTCTTGTCGTATTTGTAAAGGCGACCATTGGACCACCCGCTGTCCGTACAAGGACACCCTGGGCCCCATGCAGAAGGAGCTGGCCGAACAGCTCGGCCTCTCCACTGGAGACAAAGAGAAGCCCGCCGGCGCTG cagaaccagagcctgCACAGCCAGCACAGAGCAAGACCGGGAAATACGTTCCCCCAAGCCTGCGGGATGGAGGCACCAGGAGAGGAGAGTCCATGCAGCCTAACCGCAGAG CTGACGACAATGCTACGATCCGTGTTACCAACCTGTCTGAGGACACTCGTGAGACCGACCTGCAGGAGCTCTTCAGACCGTTTGGCTCCATCTCCAGAATCTATCTGGCGAAGGACAAAAACACCGGACAGTCCAAG GGATTTGCTTTCATCAGTTTCCACCGCCGGGAGGACGCAGCCAGAGCCATCGCAGGAGTGTCAGGATTTGGATATGATCATCTTATTCTCAATGTTGAATGGGCCAA GCCATCAAACAACTGA
- the ppan gene encoding suppressor of SWI4 1 homolog produces the protein MGKSKTKNQKKARSVANHVAEETYGSVPHSFVFHRGQVGKNVGQLIQDMRRTMQPFTAESLKVRKKNVLKDFVAIAGPLGVTHFMIFGKTESTVNMRLARLPKGPMLYFKVLKYCLVKDVVSSLKKHRMHEQQFTHHPLLILNNFGVDGMHVKLMSTMFQNMFPSINVHKVSLNNIKRCVLLNYNPTTMEIDFRHYSLKVVPVGMSRGVKKLMQEKFPNMSKFEDISELLMKGANLSESEAEQDGEHNITELPQVYSGRGNMASQQSAVRLTEIGPRMTLQLTKIQEGMGEGNILYHSFISKSEEEIQEILNRKEAKLKEKEQRRQKQQQNIAEKKEKKEELKKKSLQGIKRKQAEAEEDSEVEDPGAQDGQTAAVESDDEVEYYRQAVGQEPDEDMFPSAKKRRFSEKSPGPAKKQKKQLTPRQGKDGKSPKRKGPGGQHRDKMDKKQKKGWNKPRDGEKSFGKNTKPGGKPFRAKKPFDRDSKFGGKKKFDNKNKSKNFKSKGQKGKPTFKKSGSGPKQGFKQRKGKGWSMMSNFKECEKFQISLLPAMYGIEFVAALAGNAFALWLLVVRERTHWHTGVVLSCNLAVSDLLYVLTLPLLIDYYSKGKNWLFGDAMCKIERFLFTCNLYVSIFFIMAISVNRCVALRCPFFTRSRVEPVHAKVVSIVIWVVVAVISCPVFRFSSVCPSPHNNHTLCVSYCDKVLLDEKKNFTYKLFLAIFGCLVPFLVTLTSYCVVISVVWHNANITALEKRKVALLVSSVLVLYAISFVPYHVSQVYHLYRRIHHPQTPVCWVYNMYQVSKGLATLNMCIHPILYMAVFDSIRVACCGKSPEDNIREMVKK, from the exons ATGGGGAAATCAAAG ACTAAGAATCAGAAGAAAGCTCGGTCTGTAGCCAACCATGTGGCCGAGGAGACGTACGGCTCCGTGCCCCACTCCTTCGTCTTCCATCGGGGCCAAGTGGGAAAAAACGTGGGCCAGCTCATCCAGGACATGCGGAGAACCATGCAGCCCTTCACTGCAGAGTCTCTCAAG GTGAGAAAGAAGAATGTGCTGAAAGACTTTGTGGCCATAGCGGGTCCACTGGGAGTAACTCACTTCATGATATTCGGCAAAACAGAGAGCACTGTCAATATG AGACTTGCCCGTCTTCCCAAGGGCCCAATGCTTTATTTCAAAGTACTCAAG TATTGTCTCGTCAAAGATGTCGTGTCCTCTCTGAAGAAGCACCGGATGCACGAGCAGCAGTTCACTCATCACCCTCTTCTCATCCTCAATAACTTCGGAGTTGATGGCATGCACGTGAAGCTCATGTCTACCatgtttcagaacatgtttccTTCCATAAATGTGCACAAG GTCAGTCTCAACAACATCAAGAGGTGTGTGCTGCTTAATTATAACCCTACAACCATGGAAATTGATTTTCGACACTA cagcctgaaggTGGTCCCTGTGGGAATGAGCCGTGGCGTCAAGAAGCTGATGCAGGAGAAGTTTCCCAACATGAGCAAGTTTGAGGATATCAgtgagctgctgatgaa AGGAGCGAACCTTtcagaaagtgaagcagagcaggaCGGAGAGCACAACATAACGGAACTCCCGCAGGTCTACTCTGGAAGAGGAAACATGGCGTCCCAGCAGAGCGCCGTCCGTTTGACTGAA atCGGTCCTCGCATGACTCTGCAGCTGACGAAGATTCAAGAAGGGATGGGAGAGGGAAACATCCTCTATCACTCTTTCA tctcCAAATCAGAGGAAGAGATACAGGAGATCCTGAACAGAAAGGAGGccaagctgaaggagaaggagcagcgccggcaaaaacagcagcagaacattgctgagaaaaaggagaagaaagaggaactCAA AAAGAAGAGCCTGCAGGGCATCAAAAGGAAGCAGGCAGAAGCTGAGGAGGACAGCGAGGTGGAGGATCCCGGAGCGCAGGACGGCCAGACGGCTGCCGTCGAGTCTGACGATGAGGTGGAGTACTACAGACAGGCTGTCGGCCAGGAGCCAGATGAAG ACATGTTTCCCAGTGCTAAGAAAAGACGCTTCTCAGAGAAGTCTCCCGGCCCTGccaagaagcagaagaagcagctgaccCCTCGTCAGGGCAAAGACGGGAAATCGCCAAAGAGGAAAGGTCCGGgaggacagcacagagacaaaatggacaagaaacagaaaaagggATGGAACAAGCCAAGAGATGGGGAGAAGTCATTtggaaaaaatacaaagcccGGAGGAAAGCCGTTCAGAGCAAAGAAACCCTTCGATAGGGACAGTAAATTCGGTGGGAAGAAGAAATTTGATAACAAGAATAAGAGCAAGAACTTTAAATCTAAAGGTCAGAAAGGAAAGCCAACCTTCAAGAAGAGCGGCTCGGGACCAAAGCAAGGCTTCAAACAGAGGAAGGGCAAAGGCTG GAGCATGATGAGCAACTTTAAAGAATGTGAGAAGTTTCAGATCAGCCTGCTGCCTGCCATGTATGGCATTGAGTTCGTGGCGGCCCTGGCGGGGAATGCGTTCGCCCTGTGGCTGTTGGTGGTCAGAGAGAGGACGCACTGGCACACGGGAGTCGTCCTGTCCTGCAACCTGGCCGTCAGCGACCTGCTGTACGTCCTCACCctcccgctgctcattgactaCTACTCCAAGGGGAAGAACTGGTTGTTCGGAGACGCCATGTGCAAAATCGAGAGGTTTCTTTTCACCTGCAACCTGTATGTGAGCATCTTCTTCATCATGGCCATCAGCGTGAACCGATGCGTGGCCCTGCGCTGCCCCTTCTTCACCCGTTCCCGTGTGGAGCCTGTTCACGCCAAGGTCGTCAGCATCGTCATCTGGGTGGTTGTGGCCGTCATTTCCTGTCCCGTGTTCAGGTTTTCCTCCGTTTGTCCCAGTCCGCACAACAaccacactctgtgtgtgtcctacTGTGACAAAGTGCTGCTagatgagaagaaaaacttCACCTACAAATTGTTCCTGGCTATATTTGGGTGTCTCGTTCCCTTTCTGGTCACTCTCACTTCTTACTGCGTGGTCATTTCTGTCGTGTGGCACAATGCGAACATAACCGCACTTGAAAAACGCAAAGTGGCCCTGCTGGTCTCGTCAGTGCTCGTGCTGTATGCCATTTCCTTTGTGCCTTATCACGTCTCTCAGGTCTATCACTTGTACCGGAGGATCCACCACCCCCAGACCCCCGTCTGCTGGGTCTACAACATGTACCAGGTGTCCAAGGGTCTGGCCACTCTCAACATGTGCATCCATCCAATCCTTTACATGGCCGTGTTCGACAGCATCAGAGTGGCATGCTGCGGAAAGAGCCCAGAAGATAACATCAGAGAGATGGTGAAGAAATAG
- the angptl6 gene encoding angiopoietin-related protein 6 — MERTLTIGLTLFLTLCVGLPEAGARKEATDDSSKRLSRSSETKAGHCSYTFIVPQQKLTGALCLNTQPATANQSEVAALRAELKQQQEQLEKLRGHLEQEGALAMEVRALRKESNSLNSRIAQLYAELLQEVIQKKNQALEQQKVENLLLNATAQALQVSSNYRELEKKYGVLTSMISSQNQLIARLEKQCQCKDSTQSSLVLTEPPKIQPNVHNNYSSEANEMTNDVQRDQGALPSQQEKTGGTSYLQTATASPPTENPFISFPVTKTPGPWRDCQHVLESGETTSGIYLLRLQSANRLLQAWCEQSRAQGGWTVIQRRQDGSVNFFRTWEQYKQGFGNLDGEYWLGLEHLYWLTQQARYKLRVALEDWQGRTVFAEYDSFHLEPESDWYRLRLGQYQGNAGDSLSWHNDKAFTTLDRDKDSYNGNCAHYQKGGWWYHMCAHSNLNGVWYRGGHYRSRYQDGVYWAEFHGGSYSLKRVSMMIKPT; from the exons ATGGAGAGGACACTGACTATAGGTCTGACTCTGTTCCTGACACTGTGTGTGGGCTTACCAGAGGCTGGGGCCCGGAAGGAGGCCACCGATGACAGCAGCAAACGCTTGTCTCGCTCCTCAGAAACAAAAGCGGGCCATTGCTCCTACACCTTCATCGTCCCACAGCAGAAACTGACAGGGGCGCTCTGCTTAAACACACAGCCTGCGACTGCCAATCAGTCAGAGGTGGCAGCGCTGCGGGCGGagctcaaacagcagcaggaacagctggagaagcTCCGGGGCCACCTGGAGCAGGAGGGGGCCCTTGCCATGGAGGTGAGGGCCCTGCGCAAAGAAAGCAACAGCCTGAATTCCCGCATTGCTCAGCTCTATGCAGAGTTACTGCAAGAGGTCAtacagaagaagaaccaggctTTGGAACAGCAAAAGGTGGAGAACCTCCTTCTGAACGCTACAGCACAG GCACTGCAGGTTTCCAGTAATTACAGGGAGCTGGAGAAGAAATATGGCGTCCTCACGTCGATGATCAGCTCCCAGAACCAGTTAATCGCCCGTTTGGAGAAGCAGTGCCAGTGCAAGGACTCGACCCAGTCCTCTCTG GTGCTGACTGAACCGCCCAAAATCCAGCCGAATGTGCATAATAATTACAGCTCTGAGGCCAACGAAATGACAAATGACGTTCAAAGGGACCAGGGTGCACTTCcatcacagcaggaaaaaacaGGGGGGACGAGTTATCTCCAAACAGCCACTGCCAGCCCTCCGACCGAGAATCCCTTCATTAGCTTCCCTGTCACGAAAACCCCAG GGCCGTGGCGAGACTGTCAGCACGTGCTGGAATCAGGCGAGACCACCAGCGGGATCTACCTCCTCCGCCTGCAGAGCGCCAACCGGCTGCTGCAGGCGTGGTGCGAGCAGAGTCGGGCTCAGGGAGGCTGGACGGTCATCCAGAGGAGACAGGACGGATCGGTGAACTTCTTCAGGACCTGGGAGCAGTACAAG CAAGGTTTTGGGAACTTGGACGGAGAGTACTGGCTGGGCCTGGAACACCTCTACTGGCTGACTCAACAGGCCCGCTACAAGCTGCGCGTGGCCCTGGAGGACTGGCAGGGCCGCACGGTGTTTGCTGAGTATGACAGCTTCCACCTGGAACCAGAGAGCGACTGGTACCGCCTCCGGTTGGGACAATACCAGGGCAACGCCGGAGACTCCCTCTCGTGGCACAACGACAAGGCCTTCACCACTCTGGATCGAGACAAAGACAGCTACAACG GTAACTGTGCTCACTACCAGAAAGGAGGCTGGTGGTATCACATGTGTGCCCACTCAAATCTGAACGGGGTGTGGTACCGGGGGGGGCACTATCGGAGCCGCTACCAGGACGGAGTCTACTGGGCTGAGTTTCACGGAGGGTCCTACTCCCTCAAAAGGGTTTCCATGATGATCAAACCCACTTGA